CTACCGCCCCAGGGTCGACCGGCCCGCAGGGCAGCCGCAGTATAGGCCCCAGGGGCCCCTCGGAGCCCCCAACCGCAGCGGTCCTACCAGGCCTCGGCGCCGTGCACGAAGTAGGTGTCGCAGGCCAGGTCGAGCGTCGCCGCGGTCAGCTCGGCGGGCTCACCCCGGTAGCGGGCGGCGTGGACGACGTGGTCGAGCAGGTCGCGGGGGTGCACCCCGTGGAGGGCGCGGCCCACCTGGCGGTACTGGCGCTCGAGCAGCTCGTCGACCGCCCAGGGCTCCCAGGCGACCTCGTTGCGCTCGCACTCCCGGCGCCAGATCTCCCGGTACTCCTCCTCGGTGGGGTCGGGCACCAGCACCTTGAACCGCACCCGCCGCAGGAAGGCCTCGTCCATGAGGTCGCTCGGCTTCAGGTTGGTGGAGAGGATGAGGAGGGTGGTGAAGGGCACCGCAATGCTCGTCCCCGCTCGGGCGATGTTGAGGTGGTCGATTCCCCGCTCCAGGGGCACGATCAGCCGGTTCAGCAGGTCGGGCGGCTGCATGTGCTGCTGGCGGCCGAAGTCGTCGACGAGGAAGAGGCCGCCGTTGGCCTTGAGCTGGAGCGACGCCTCGTAGAAGCCGAGCAGCGGATCGAAGCCGAGGTCGAGCATCCGTGGCAGCAGCTCCCCGCCCGCCTTGACCACGGGGCGCTCGACCAGCTTCCAGCGCCGGTCGTGGAGGGGCAGCCCGTGGGCCACCTCGATGTGGTGGACGGGGTCGAAGAAGCGGATGACCTCGCCGTGGACGTAGAGCGCACGGGGCACGAACACCGGTTCGCCGAGCAGGCCGGCGCACGACTCCGCGATCGAGGTCTTGCCGTTTCCCGGAGGTCCGTAGAGGAAGATCGCCTGGCGGGCATTCAGGGCGGGGCCGAGGCGTCCGAGCAGGTCGTCGGAGAGCACGAGGTGGTCCAGGGCGCCCAGCAGGGCCTCGCGGTCGATGCGCAGGTCGGACGCGGCCTGGTGCTCGGCGACGGCGGTGTACGCCTCGACCGGCACCGGCGCCGGGCCGGCGTACTGGTTGAGCTGGATCAGCTCGCGAGCGCGGGCGCGGCCGGCGCTCGAGATGAGGAACTGCATGCCGGTGGCGATCGACTCCCCGGCGTTCATGGCGGCCATCCGCACCCCGGTGCTCGCGCAGTACCCCTCGTCGGCCAGGAACTTCAACGTGGTCTCGACCAGGGAGAAGGGCAGGCAGACGTGGCGGGCGATGTCCCCGCCCAGCATGCTGCCGTGGAAGTAGAGGACCTTCAGCACCAGGTCGGAGAGGAAGCTGAAGGGGAGGCCGGTCGCCTCCACGTTCCGCGGAACCGGCGGGTAGGCGACGGTGGTGGCGGCGTTGGCCGCGGATGTGACGGGGAGGATGGGCATCGCTGGAGTCTCGCATCGGCTCCTTCTGCGACGAGGGTGCGCACCCGACCGTCATCGGACCGTTCCAGCCGTGACCGCCGGATCGGACGGCGAGATCCCGGCCCCCGCTGCACGGATCCAGGGCTGGGCATCGCCCACGGGCCGGCGTGCTACCGTCACCCCATGCCAGATGTCCCCCTCGACCAGGGCCATCCGGGCCGGCGTCGGGTCGGGCCGTTCTGGATCGAGGAGGGTGTGGGGCTGGTGATCGCCGGCTTCCTCCTCCTCAGCCTGGTCCTCGCGCTGTATATCGTGGCGGTCGTCAACCGGCCGCGCTGATCACTCCCGTACCCGGAGGCGGGCCCTGCCCGTTGGCCGGATGCGCCCCAGAGGCGCCATCCACCCCATGCGACGCTTCAACGAGCCTCCCCTCCCCGCCCGTCCCGGCCCGCCGGGAGCCACCCCGCCCCCTCCGTCGCCGGCGCGACCTCGGGGCGCGGTGCTGCCGCCTGGGGTCCGCCGCCAGCGGCGGAGCGCCCGCACCGGGATGCCGCCGCGGGTGCCGGGCCAGCCACGGACCCGCCGGCAGCGGGCCAGCGCGAGCACCGGCCACGCCCTCCGGCAGCGCCGCACCCCGCAGATGCGGGCCCTGCGCATCGGGCTCATCCTCCTGGCGGTGATCTGCGGCTGCGGTCTCGCCGGTGTCGCCGCCGTGTACGCCGCCTACCAGGGCTACAAGACCGGGCTGCCCGACGCCCAGACCCTTGCAGGCATGGAGCCCCCCCTCGACTCCCGGGTGGTCGACGGCAACGGCACCCTGATCGGCCTCCTCCACGACAACGGCAACCGCCACCAGCACATCGCGATCGACCAGGTGTCGCGGTGGGTGAAGCTGGCCACCGTCGACGTCGAGGACCGGCACTTCTACGAGAACGGCTCGTGGGACCTGCCCCGCATCGTCAAGGCGGGATGGGACGACGTCCGCCACACCGGCGCCACCCAGGGCGCGTCGACGATCACCGAGCAGCTTGCGAAGATCAGCTTCCTCTCGCCGGAGCGGTCGCTCGACCGCAAGGTGAAGGAGCTGATCCTCGGCATCGAGATCGAGAACAACTTCTCGAAGAACCAGATCCTCGAGATGTACCTCAACCGGGTCTCGTTCGGGAACCACTCGATCGGCATCGAGTCGGCGGCGCAGACCTACTTCCAGAAGAGGTCGCGCGACCTCGACCTCGCCGAGGCGTCGATGCTCGCCGGGCTGCCGAACTCGCCGGTCTATCTCAACCCGCTCGACCATCCCGCCGGGCAGTCGGTGAACCCCAACGCGAAGGCGCGCCAGCTCGTGGTGCTGCAGGCGATGGTGAACAACGGCGACATCACCCAGCAGCAGGCGAGCTTCGCCTACCAGCAGCCGCTGGTGTTCCACGCCGCCGGCGAGAGCGAGCCGTCGGTGACCAACTTCATGATCTACCTGCGCCAGTACCTCGACCAGCACTTCGGCGACGCCTACATCAAGCCCGGCGGCTGGACCATCACCGCCACCCTCGACGCCAAGAAGCAGGCGATCGCGGAGAAGAGCGTCCACGACGGCATCCAGAAGATCTACGACCGCTACAACGCCCACGACGCGGCGATGGTGAGCATGGACCCGCGCAACGGGGCGGTGGTCGCAATGGTCGGCGCCTGGGATCCGAACAACGCCGGGGTCGGCCAGCTGAACATGGCCACCCGTCCGCTGCAGCCGGGATCGACGATCAAGGTGTTCACCTACACCACCGCGATCGCGACCCGGAAGTTCACGATGACCACGCCGATCGTCGACGGGCCGATCCGGCTCGACGACGGCTCCAACAGCGGCTACTCGCCCAAGAACTACGACCACAGCTACCACGGCGTGTGCCCGCTGATGCGCTGCCTGGGGAACTCGTACAACATCCCCGCCGTCAAGGTGGAGGCGGCGGTGGGCATTCCCACCATCACCGACCTGGAGATCGCCGCCGGGCTCACCTCGCTCAAGGATCCCCGGAACCGGCCGAAACCCAACCAGTTCGCCGCCACCCTCGGCGGCCTCACCTACGGCGTCAGCCCGCTGGAGATGGCCAACGGCATCAGCACCATTGCCGCGATGGGCGTCCACCACGACCCCACCCCGGTGGTGCGGATCACCGACGCACGCGGGAAGGTGCTCTACGCGCTCGACGCCAAGGACCAGGGCCACCGGGTGATCCCTGCCAACGCCGCGTACATCATCAGCCAGATCACCAGTAACGACTCCAACCGCTATGCAGCCTTCGGACCGAAGGGCGACCTGACCCTCCCAGACCGCCGGGTGAGCGCCAAGACCGGAACCACGGAGTTCTTCTCGGCGAACTGGACCCTGGGCTGGACCCCGACGCTCGTCAACGTGGTGTGGGTCGGCAACCCCTCCGGCTCCTGCCTCAAGCCCGAGGACCGCGCCAAGGCCGACGTGCGCGCCCGCCTGGGCGACCAGCTCGACGACCCGCTGAGCCCCGCCGACCTCGCCCACTTCGGCCTCTCGCCGAAGGACGACCACTGCGGCCACCTCGAGGGCTCGACCGGCATCACCGGCGCCGCGCCGATCTGGCACGCGTACATGAGCGAGGCGCTCGCCGACCAGCCCAAGGACTGGTACCCGCGCCCCAACGACGTGGTCGGCAGCGGCCCCGGCGAGGACACCACCTTCTTCCTGCCCGGCACCACCGGACCGCCGCCGGCCACCAGCACCGGCAGCGGCAACCCCGACATCGCCGGCGGCGGCTGCTACTACTACGGCGCCGCCGCCGACCCGTCGAACCCCTGCCGCTACGTCGGCACCACCGCCCCGGGCACCGGCACCGCACCGCCGCCGGCCGCTCCCGCGCCGGCGCCCACGGCCAACCCGCCGCCACCGACCCAACCCTAAGCCGCGGATACACTGCCCGGGTGCACGAGACCCCGGGGCCCGACCCGGCGAGCCCGGTGCCCGAGCCCCCGCCGCTGGCCCTCGCCATCGGCCTCGAGCTGGTCACCCGGTACCACCTCCGCCTCACCGATCCGCGCGACGCCCGGCTCGGCGAGCTGGGGGGCGCCTACCCCTTCGGCGCCGCCGCCTGGACGGGACGGCGAGCCGCCTACGTCGGCTTCTACCGCCCGCCGGACGACCCCGCCGCCGCCACCCGGGACCTCGAGGAGCGCCGGTCGGCGGCGCTGCGCTGGGGCGAGGCGCGGCTGAGCGCCCAGGACGCGGAGCGCTGCGACATCCTCCTCATCGCCTTCGGCACCGTGCCCGGGCCGGCGCCGGCCGGGGACGGGGGCGGGGCGGTGCGGGTGGGCGCCGTCGCCATCCAGGAGGCGGGCACGGTCGACGTGCTGCTGCCCCTCCCCCGGGGCCTGCCCAGCGCCGCCGAGCTGCGCCACCACATCCGCTCACTGCGCCAGGGCCGGCCCGCCCCCACCCTCGCCGCGGTCGACCTCGCCGAGCGGCAGACCGTCGCCGCCGGCTACACCGCCCCCACCCGCCGGGCGATGGTGACCCGGCCGGTGGTCACCTACGGGCTGATCGCGGTCATGGTGGTGGCCTACCTGGTCGAGAAGGCCGTGCTCCACTCCGTCCACGGCGGCGCTCCGGTGACCGAGATCGACCTCGGCGCGGTCTGCTCGGGGACGGTCACCACCGACTGCGGCCTCACCCTCGACAA
This Candidatus Dormiibacterota bacterium DNA region includes the following protein-coding sequences:
- a CDS encoding ATP-binding protein; protein product: MPILPVTSAANAATTVAYPPVPRNVEATGLPFSFLSDLVLKVLYFHGSMLGGDIARHVCLPFSLVETTLKFLADEGYCASTGVRMAAMNAGESIATGMQFLISSAGRARARELIQLNQYAGPAPVPVEAYTAVAEHQAASDLRIDREALLGALDHLVLSDDLLGRLGPALNARQAIFLYGPPGNGKTSIAESCAGLLGEPVFVPRALYVHGEVIRFFDPVHHIEVAHGLPLHDRRWKLVERPVVKAGGELLPRMLDLGFDPLLGFYEASLQLKANGGLFLVDDFGRQQHMQPPDLLNRLIVPLERGIDHLNIARAGTSIAVPFTTLLILSTNLKPSDLMDEAFLRRVRFKVLVPDPTEEEYREIWRRECERNEVAWEPWAVDELLERQYRQVGRALHGVHPRDLLDHVVHAARYRGEPAELTAATLDLACDTYFVHGAEAW
- a CDS encoding transglycosylase domain-containing protein, with the translated sequence MRRFNEPPLPARPGPPGATPPPPSPARPRGAVLPPGVRRQRRSARTGMPPRVPGQPRTRRQRASASTGHALRQRRTPQMRALRIGLILLAVICGCGLAGVAAVYAAYQGYKTGLPDAQTLAGMEPPLDSRVVDGNGTLIGLLHDNGNRHQHIAIDQVSRWVKLATVDVEDRHFYENGSWDLPRIVKAGWDDVRHTGATQGASTITEQLAKISFLSPERSLDRKVKELILGIEIENNFSKNQILEMYLNRVSFGNHSIGIESAAQTYFQKRSRDLDLAEASMLAGLPNSPVYLNPLDHPAGQSVNPNAKARQLVVLQAMVNNGDITQQQASFAYQQPLVFHAAGESEPSVTNFMIYLRQYLDQHFGDAYIKPGGWTITATLDAKKQAIAEKSVHDGIQKIYDRYNAHDAAMVSMDPRNGAVVAMVGAWDPNNAGVGQLNMATRPLQPGSTIKVFTYTTAIATRKFTMTTPIVDGPIRLDDGSNSGYSPKNYDHSYHGVCPLMRCLGNSYNIPAVKVEAAVGIPTITDLEIAAGLTSLKDPRNRPKPNQFAATLGGLTYGVSPLEMANGISTIAAMGVHHDPTPVVRITDARGKVLYALDAKDQGHRVIPANAAYIISQITSNDSNRYAAFGPKGDLTLPDRRVSAKTGTTEFFSANWTLGWTPTLVNVVWVGNPSGSCLKPEDRAKADVRARLGDQLDDPLSPADLAHFGLSPKDDHCGHLEGSTGITGAAPIWHAYMSEALADQPKDWYPRPNDVVGSGPGEDTTFFLPGTTGPPPATSTGSGNPDIAGGGCYYYGAAADPSNPCRYVGTTAPGTGTAPPPAAPAPAPTANPPPPTQP
- a CDS encoding rhomboid family intramembrane serine protease, translated to MHETPGPDPASPVPEPPPLALAIGLELVTRYHLRLTDPRDARLGELGGAYPFGAAAWTGRRAAYVGFYRPPDDPAAATRDLEERRSAALRWGEARLSAQDAERCDILLIAFGTVPGPAPAGDGGGAVRVGAVAIQEAGTVDVLLPLPRGLPSAAELRHHIRSLRQGRPAPTLAAVDLAERQTVAAGYTAPTRRAMVTRPVVTYGLIAVMVVAYLVEKAVLHSVHGGAPVTEIDLGAVCSGTVTTDCGLTLDNWWRLVTSDFLHDPTNILHILGNAMALFLLGGLVEQLFGRLVLLGTFLLTAALGDLFWMAATAAGLTSPAPGLGASGGILGLMGLLVMLGRVQGKDVPVGIASSIRQYAIGYSVFVVVLSLFNFVQNVNNWVHVGGFLAGVVLGLVVPPVEAVGGRRLRLVERGVLVAVVAAAVVALGFGVHHAAGILIQSAGDLPPVN